A genome region from Fusarium musae strain F31 chromosome 5, whole genome shotgun sequence includes the following:
- a CDS encoding hypothetical protein (EggNog:ENOG41) gives MTPMKLPTFDDLPLDKNGPPGNAWGLWGPDDQLGRLNLLTPETVRAAASEIREGIRISLDWPLDKISHPPFGRQALEHHILNKAPMTMNDDVITLNTQSSTQWDGFRHYGYQRTGQFYMGHKQEEFVPGSQSLGIDAYANNGGIIGRGVLIDWYSWSQRNNISLSPFQTNAVEMSHIHAIIAEENIEFHQGDILFIRVGFTAHYNALSRQEQQSFPNRQPGGLLGLEATKESLKWLWDSGFAAIASDAAGFERGPATGAYNHPDISIHQWALAGWGMPIGELFDLEELAEKCRERKRWVFFLTSVPLKVPGGVASPGNAVAIL, from the exons ATGACCCCGATGAAGCTCCCTACGTTCGATGACTTGCCTTTGGACAAGAATGGTCCTCCAGGCAACGCATGGGGTCTGTGGGGGCCGGACGATCAACTCGGTAGGCTCAACTTGCTGACACCAGAGACCGTTCGCGCTGCAGCCAGTGAGATAAGAGAAGGCATCCGAATATCTTTGGACTGGCCACTTGACAAGATTTCACATCCCCCTTTTGGGAGACAAGCTCTCGAGCACCATATACTCAACAAAGCTCCCATGACGATGAATGACGACGTCATCACGCTGAATACGCAGAGCAGTACACAGTGGGATGGTTTCAGGCACTATG GGTACCAAAGGACTGGGCAGTTCTACATGGGCCACAAACAGGAGGAATTCGTTCCAGGATCACAGTCTCTTGGGATCGATG CTTATGCCAACAACGGCGGCATCATCGGCCGTGGCGTTCTCATAGACTGGTACTCCTGGTCCCAACGCAACAACATCTCACTCTCCCCATTCCAAACCAACGCTGTAGAAATGTCTCACATCCATGCTATTATCGCTGAAGAGAACATCGAATTCCACCAAGGCGATATCCTCTTCATTCGCGTCGGTTTCACTGCACACTACAACGCGCTCTCCCGCCAAGAGCAGCAGAGCTTTCCCAACCGCCAGCCTGGAGGTCTTTTGGGGCTTGAAGCCACGAAAGAGTCCCTTAAATGGCTTTGGGATAGCGGTTTCGCAGCTATTGCTTCGGATGCGGCTGGCTTCGAAAGAGGCCCTGCGACAGGAGCGTATAATCATCCTGATATTAGTATACATCAATGGGCTCTGGCAGGATGGGGAATGCCAATTGGTGAGCTCTTTGACTTGGAGGAGCTGGCAGAGAAATGCAGAGAGAGAAAACGCTGGGTATTCTTCTTGACGAGTGTGCCGCTTAAGGTGCCGGGCGGTGTTGCCAGTCCAGGGAACGCAGTAGCAATATTATAG
- the CEL74A gene encoding Xyloglucanase (EggNog:ENOG41) has protein sequence MKLLSLLAASASVAQAALKWQNVRFGGGGGFVPGIEFHPTAKGVAYARTDIGGLYRLNSDDSWTPLTDSTGVDATWSRWGIDALALDPSNPNKVLTAAGLYTNSWDPNKGAIGISNDKGATWSFTELPFKVGGNMPGRGMGERLAVDPKNSNIIYFGARSGNGLWKSTDGGKSFSKVTSFTNVGTYIADPSDSSGYNSDIQGLSFVTFDSTSSLVNGATSRIFVGVADTRTASLYVTTDAGKTWKPVDGQPVKYLPHKGQFSPKEKALYLSYSNGGGPYDGTAGAVYRYDVAANTWKDITPPGDIYFGFGGLALDRQKPGTLVVASLNSWYPDAQFFRSTDSGKTWSTLWNYNAQGNLDLHYSISTPKAPWIYKNFISVDTKKLGWMVEALAIDPFDSNHWLYGTGLTLYGGHDLTKWDTVHNITIESLADGIEETAVLDVKSAPGGSELLAAVGDDSGFTFASKSVLSKSPLSAWDNPMFTTSTSADYAGKKVGSVVRAGNSDSNPQVALSSDGGKSWKLHGAAEQGPKGGSISYSANGDTIVWSPENRGVLRSQNEGSFASVSSLPNGALVASDKQDNDYFYGASGSKFYVSNNTASSFSTGGSLDGANSVKDIAAHPTKAGEVWVSTDAGIFRSTDYGSAFSKISGLSKTEQIALGKGSGSNWNVYAFGTGSAGRKLYGSSDLGKNWTDLQGSMGFGAADSAKLAGSGNEAGLVYVGTNGRGVFWGQGTI, from the exons ATGAAATTGCTCTCTCTTCTCGCTGCTTCGGCAAGCGTTGCGCAAGCTGCTCTTAAATGGCAGAATGTCCGTTTTGGCGGTGGAGGCGGCTTCGTTCCTGGCATTGAGTTTCATCCTACTGCCAAGGGCGTTGCATATGCGAGAACTGATATCGGTGGACTTTACCGTCTCAATTCGGATGACTCTTGGACGCCGCTGACTGATAGCACTGGTGTTGATGCCACATG GAGCCGTTGGGGTATCGATGCTTTGGCCCTTGATCCAAGTAACCCTAACAAGGTTCTCACTGCTGCTGGATTGTACACAAACTCATG GGATCCCAACAAGGGAGCTATCGGTATCAGCAATGACAAAGGCGCCACTTGGTCCTTCACCGAGCTCCCCTTCAAGGTAGGCGGTAACATGCCCGGCCGCGGTATGGGCGAGCGTCTCGCCGTTGACCCCAAGAACTCCAACATCATCTACTTCGGAGCCCGGAGCGGCAACGGCCTCTGGAAGAGTACGGATGGTGGCAAGAGCTTCTCCAAAGTCACATCGTTCACCAACGTCGGCACTTACATTGCTGATCCGAGTGATAGCTCTGGATACAACAGTGACATTCAGGGTTTGTCCTTTGTCACATTTGACTCTACCTCATCTCTTGTCAATGGAGCTACGTCGCGCATCTTTGTCGGCGTTGCTGATACAAGGACTGCTTCTTTGTATGTCACCACTGATGCGGGTAAGACGTGGAAGCCCGTGGACGGCCAGCCTGTGAAGTATCTTCCCCACAAAGGTCAGTTCTCACCAAAGGAGAAGGCCTTGTACCTTTCTTACAGCAATGGTGGTGGACCTTATGATGGTACTGCTGGTGCCGTTTACCGCTACGATGTTGCCGCCAACACTTGGAAGGACATCACTCCACCTGGAGATATCTACTTCGGCTTTGGTGGTCTTGCCCTCGACCGCCAGAAACCGGGTACTCTTGTCGTTGCCTCACTCAACTCTTGGTATCCCGATGCCCAATTCTTCCGATCAACTGACTCTGGCAAGACCTGGTCTACGCTCTGGAACTACAACGCCCAGGGCAACCTCGATCTTCACTACAGCATCTCTACACCAAAGGCACCTTGGATCTACAAGAACTTCATTTCCGTTGACACCAAGAAGCTGGGTTGGATGGTTGAAGCTCTGGCTATTGATCCCTTTGACAGCAACCACTGGTTGTACGGCACTGGCCTGACACTCTACGGTGGCCATGATCTCACCAAGTGGGACACCGTTCACAACATCACTATTGAGTCTCTTGCCGACGGTATCGAGGAGACCGCAGTTCTCGACGTCAAGTCTGCACCCGGAGGAAGTGAGCTTCTTGCGGCCGTCGGCGATGACAGCGGTTTCACCTTTGCGTCCAAGAGCGTTCTTAGCAAATCTCCACTCTCAGCCTGGGACAACCCAATGTTCACGACATCTACTAGTGCTGACTACgctggcaagaaggttgGCAGTGTTGTCCGAGCTGGAAATAGCGACAGCAACCCCCAAGTTGCGCTATCATCCGACGGCGGTAAGTCGTGGAAGCTTCATGGCGCGGCTGAGCAAGGTCCCAAGGGAGGTTCCATCTCCTACTCTGCGAATGGAGATACAATTGTTTGGTCTCCCGAGAACCGAGGTGTCTTGAGGTCTCAGAACGAAGGCAGCTTCGCTTCTGTCTCCAGTCTTCCGAACGGCGCTCTCGTTGCTAGCGATAAGCAAGACAATGACTACTTCTACGGTGCATCAGGGTCTAAGTTCTACGTCTCCAACAACACAGCATCCAGCTTCTCCACTGGTGGATCTCTCGACGGAGCAAACTCTGTCAAAGACATAGCCGCTCATCCTACCAAGGCGGGCGAGGTCTGGGTCTCTACAGACGCTGGTATCTTCCGCAGCACAGACTACGGCAGCGCATTCTCCAAGATTAGCGGTCTTAGCAAGACTGAGCAGATTGCTCTCGGTAAGGGCTCGGGAAGCAACTGGAATGTGTACGCTTTCGGAACAGGGTCTGCGGGCCGCAAGCTTTATGGCAGCTCTGATCTTGGCAAGAATTGGACGGATCTCCAGGGTTCCATGGGCTTTGGTGCTGCGGACAGTGCTAAGCTGGCTGGAAGTGGAAATGAGGCGGGATTGGTCTATGTTGGAACCAACGGGCGTGGTGTCTTCTGGGGCCAGGGAACTATCTGA
- a CDS encoding hypothetical protein (EggNog:ENOG41) yields the protein MSAAKEMVSAEKLDFFAYFHAYSRYIIPIVLVVYAPEEKEQANELCQKLIDDAVHRVFTTHRTHVEFMDQIRGHFSFNGHALAKLIDSFKAVMDPNGILSPGKSGIGGTK from the exons ATGTCTG CAGCGAAGGAGATGGTCTCTGCGGAAAAGCTGGACTTCTTCGCATATTTCCACGCTTATTCTCGGTATATCATTCCGATCGTCTTAGTTGTGTATGCccctgaggagaaggagcagGCAAACGAACTCTGCCAGAAACtcattgatgatgctgtccaTCGTGTATTCACCACACATCGAACTCACGTTGAATTTATGGATCAAATCAGAGGTCACTTCTCATTCAACGGACATGCCCTTGCCAAGCTGATTGATAGCTTCAAGGCCGTGATGGATCCTAATGGGATTCTGTCACCTGGCAAATCGGGTATTGGGGGAACCAAGTAA
- a CDS encoding hypothetical protein (EggNog:ENOG41), translating to MATSKFLPGEENKGEIRVAIIGAGLAGLAVANVSSPEVWPKVRKVWSKDKETVPTLVHPVTFKALLRLGEHKRYPLSRSLPRLGLRLTLLEPMLAQVRYETFLNAASGSLGHSKPLTESVLEYQADSPSDNGCSFAYTFKEYTEFCGISKARVVMSTPDHENMVILFPSGLLCVRYIGPNGRLRASHRAIIYESLEDRGPDEYEKLIEPAYVYHPHTATQPLRRDQIVELDISLWPGGIIFDPGESMRLEFAGQGQILQDLDSVNEHLVNYNVGRHRPHTGGEYEYQLLVNLWRSGQEDDITERA from the exons atggccacaTCCAAGTTTCTTCCTGGCGAGGAAAATAAAGGAGAAATTCGAGTCGCAATCATTGGTGCAGGTCTCGCTGGACTTGCTGTCGCCAACG TGTCCAGCCCTGAAGTATGGCCCAAAGTCCGCAAGGTCTGGtccaaagacaaagagacgGTGCCTACGCTTGTTCACCCTGTTACCTTCAAGGCTCTCCTACGACTAGGCGAGCACAAGAGGTATCCCCTGAGCCGTTCCTTGCCAAGACTCGGACTTCGTCTTACGTTGCTGGAGCCGATGCTCGCCCAA GTCAGGTACGAAACCTTCCTTAATGCGGCCAGTGGAAGTCTAGGGCACAGCAAGCCTTTGACTGAGAGCGTGCTCGAGTACCAAGCGGATTCGCCCTCTGACAATGGATGCTCGTTCGCCTACACCTTCAAGGAGTACACCGAGTTCTGTGGTATCTCCAAGGCCAGAGTAGTCATGTCGACACCAGATCATGAAAATATGGTAATTCTCTTCCCCTCAGGCCTCCTATGTGT GCGGTACATCGGACCCAACGGTCGTCTTCGTGCATCGCATCGCGCCATCATATATGAGTCGCTTGAAGACCGTGGCCCAGATGAATACGAGAAGCTAATAGAACCCGCGTACGTATATCATCCACATACAGCAACACAACCATTGCGCCGCGATCAAATTGTCGAGCTCGACATTAGTCTCTGGCCCGGGGGTATAATCTTTGATCCTGGAGAGTCCATGAGGCTTGAATTTGCGGGCCAGGGCCAAATTCTACAGGATCTTGATAGTGTGAATGAGCATCTGGTGAATTACAACGTTGGGCGGCATAGGCCGCATACAGGTGGGGAGTATGAGTATCAGCTCTTGGTGAACCTGTGGAGGAGCGGTCAGGAAGATGATATTACTGAGAGGGCTTAG
- a CDS encoding hypothetical protein (EggNog:ENOG41~CAZy:CE5) yields MRVSFILSFLLAGATAFPTASSNKKRAVAAQDVNLLEARDLLNRNDLEDGDSSSCPPAILIYARGSTEPGNLGITVGPILAEAMQLAIPDIWIQGVGGPYTADLAPNFLPEGTTDASIDEAKRLFQMAHDKCPDTPVVTAGYRQVILFINLLFLCSFCPLNSQGTVVVGYALSELEGAVQNQVVGAALFGYTKNEQLGGRIPNYPTDKTKIFCLPTDLVCDGTLFILPAHFLYGADAAGPGAEFLVGQINE; encoded by the exons ATGCGTGTCTCATTCATCCTTTCCTTCCTCCTGGCTGGTGCTACAGCCTTCCCAACAGCGTCCTCAAACAAAAAGAGAGCCGTTGCTGCCCAAGATGTCAACCTACTTGAAGCCCGAGACCTTCTCAACCgcaatgatcttgaggatggGGATTCCTCCAGTTGTCCCCCAGCAATTCTGATCTATGCGCGTGGTAGCACAGAACCTGGCAACCTT GGAATCACGGTTGGGCCGATCCTCGCAGAGGCCATGCAGCTCGCTATCCCAGACATCTGGATACAAGGTGTTGGTGGGCCCTATACGGCTGATCTCGCGCCCAACTTTCTTCCGGAGGGGACTACTGATGCCTCCATTGATGAAGCTAAAAGGCTGTTCCAAATGGCCCACGATAAGTGCCCAGATACGCCCGTCGTGACGGCTGGTTATAGGCAAGTaattctcttcatcaatttACTGTTTCTTTGCTCATTCTGTCCATTAAACAGTCAAGGCACGGTTGTCGTCGGATATGCATTGAGTGAACTCGAAGGCGCGGTCCAGAATCAAGTTGTTGGGGCTGCCTTGTTTGGATATACCAAGAACGAGCAGCTCGGGGGCCGTATCCCCAACTATCCTACAGACAAAACTAAGATCTTCTGTCTGCCTACGGATCTAGTGTGTGACGGAACTTTGTTCATTCTTCCTGCTCATTTTCTATACGGTGCTGATGCGGCGGGTCCCGGTGCGGAATTCTTGGTTGGGCAGATTAATGAGTAG
- a CDS encoding hypothetical protein (EggNog:ENOG41), producing the protein MAPIKVGVVGYGNSAKSFHLPFITSIPDYEVVAILQRKEAPADPSSAEKGSHCTVDFPGIRHYRTAEEFFADKDIQFVVVATQHDTHASFAEQALNAGKHVIVDKPFAVSAEEADRVIKLGEEKGLILTCFQNRRWDADFQTLRHLINKGAVGDIKEAELHYDFESPPWLSKMGAKYTPGSGMAFGLGTHSIDQALVLFGRPKSVTGFFRVQRDADSEVEDSFTIILQYDGVQKDLLVTVKTAVTTPMAQQLKQLVRGTKGSFIKFQKHSFCATEDGIAAGLKPLDEGFGVESDELRGILTTYEEFDGKVQKYDPEIKKYSGRYPSFAGRWMGLYENVADAINGKAKLEVKPTQSRDGLRVIELARESHQKGATVLWS; encoded by the exons ATGGCACCTATCAAAGTTGGTGTCGTAGGCTACGGCAACTCAGCCAAGAGCTTCCACTTGCCATTCATCACTTCTATCCCAGACTACGAAGTCGTTGCTATTCTTcagagaaaagaagcacCTGCCGATCCATCGTCCGCTGAGAAGGGCTCGCACTGCACCGTTGATTTTCCTGGCATCAGACATTATCGCACAGCCGAGGAGTTCTTCGCCGACAAAGATATTCAGTTTGTAGTTGTCGCTACGCAGCATGATACACACGCATCTTTTGCAGAGCAGGCGCTTAACGCGGGAAAGCATG TGATTGTGGACAAGCCTTTTGCTGTTTcagctgaagaggctgatAGGGTGATCAAATTGGGTGAAGAGAAGGGTCTCATTCTTACTTGTTTTCAGAACCGACGATGG GATGCAGACTTTCAGACCCTTCGCCACCTCATTAACAAAGGTGCAGTGGGCGACATCAAAGAAGCTGAGCTGCACTATGACTTTGAGTCACCACCGTGGCTGTCCAAAATGGGAGCCAAATACACTCCAGGCTCCGGCATGGCCTTTGGTCTCG GTACGCATAGCATCGACCAGGCGCTTGTCCTCTTTGGCCGCCCCAAGTCAGTGACGGGGTTCTTCCGCGTGCAACGTGACGCCGAtagtgaagttgaagattcttttactattattttacAATATGATGGTGTGCAGAAAGATCTGCTCGTTACCGTTAAAACAGCTGTGACGACGCCGATGGCACAGCAATTGAAGCAGCTCGTTCGCGGAACAAAGGGATCATTCATAAAG TTCCAAAAGCATAGCTTTTGCGCAACAGAGGACGGTATCGCTGCTGGTCTCAAGCCGCTTGATGAAGGCTTTGGCGTTGAATCCGATGAACTGCGGGGTATTCTCACGACATACGAAGAGTTCGACGGTAAAGTTCAGAAGTATGAtcctgagatcaagaagtacTCTGGCCGATATCCAAGTTTTGCAGGTCGATGGATGGGATTGTATGAGAATGTCGCCGATGCAATTAATGGCAAGGCAAAGCTGGAAGTGAAGCCAACGCAATCACGTGATGGTTTGAGGGTCATTGAGCTTGCAAGGGAGTCACACCAAAAAGGTGCCACAGTTCTTTGGTCATAA
- a CDS encoding hypothetical protein (EggNog:ENOG41), giving the protein MKLSIVTIATLAATSPVTAWYVTFYDNTNFCKVDDNTEYQILEGDQFDCNTFGASMDGVDCVHFVEGGRNRKGCKGLFKAHSARPKLDTNSYCTFYPAPDCNELSISKNPGECGSILEGLNPDYIMSFRCQNSE; this is encoded by the exons ATGAAGCTCTCAATTGTAACCATCGCTACTCTTGCTGCTACCTCGCCCGTGACAGCGTGGTATG TGACATTCTACGACAACACAAACTTTTGCAAAGTCGACGACAATACAGAGTACCAGATTCTCGAAGGTGACCAATTCGACTGCAACACCTTTGGCGCCAGCATGGACGGTGTGGACTGCGTCCACTTCGTCGAAGGTGGACGTAACAGAAAAGGCTGCAAGGGTTTGTTCAAGGCTCATTCGGCAAGGCCTAAGCTAGATACAAACTCCTATTGCACATTTTATCCCGCACCAGACTGCAATGAGCTCAGTATCAGCAAGAATCCTGGAGAGTGTGGATCTATATTGGAAGGTCTGAACCCGGACTACATTATGTCTTTCAGATGC caaAACAGTGAGTAG
- a CDS encoding hypothetical protein (EggNog:ENOG41) — protein MSSGVRFTSLPEPFEVGRIWQDLEDLICSLQSRLELKEEKYSELAVDVVNRLESGLRGEERQTQLCKLRESWGHIQTLERELRFYLKQLRRLAESSMSRIAEQLGTLNVDSMARAIQVSEMSQTCYERLVEPLFETIVESPDEHTSDSWQ, from the coding sequence ATGTCTTCAGGTGTCCGCTTTACCTCTCTCCCTGAACCTTTCGAGGTCGGTCGAATTTGGCAGGATCTTGAAGACCTCATCTGCTCACTCCAGTCTCGACTCGAGCTTAAAGAAGAAAAGTATTCTGAACtcgctgttgatgttgtcaatCGTCTTGAATCGGGTCTTCGAGGCGAAGAGCGTCAAACTCAGCTTTGCAAACTTCGTGAGTCTTGGGGGCATATTCAAACGCTGGAGCGTGAGCTGCGCTTTTACCTAAAACAGCTGAGAAGACTAGCTGAGAGTTCCATGTCAAGGATCGCCGAGCAGCTTGGGACCCTTAATGTCGATTCAATGGCTAGAGCTATCCAGGTGAGTGAGATGAGTCAGACGTGCTATGAGAGGCTTGTTGAGCCGTTGTTTGAGACAATCGTCGAGTCGCCTGATGAGCATACCTCAGACTCTTGGCAGTGA